CGCCCCGCGTGATTGGCGGGGGTGGGCGGTGCGGCCGGCTCACTCACTGGCGGCGCAGGAGAGGGGATTGGCCCTTTCACTCGCGTACGCACGGTGCGCGCGGGGGTCGGCAGACCGTATGGCGAGCGCTGTTGTAAGGTCGTTTGTCACGTCATACCGCTGGCGACTGACCCGTTACCGGGCCTTCCGCATACCGCATAATGAGCAACATGGCGATTCACGAAACGATGCCGGCGGCGCAGCCATCTTTCGCGGCGCGCGCCCTGCACATGCCCGCGCTCTACAAGATCCTGATTGCGAACTCGCTGATCATTGCGATCGGCGCGGTGGCCGGCACGGTCATCACCGTCCTGCACGTGCAAATGTTCCCGGATGACGTGCACTACGAGTTGATCGCCATCTTTGCGGCGGCCGGATTGCTGATCAGCTTCGCCGCCAATTACTTCACGGTCAAGATCGCGCTGCAGCCGCTCGACCGGCTGCAGGCGGCGGTGGACCAGGTGCGGCGCGGCACGCGCGCGGTGACCGTCAGCACCGGACCGGTCAGCGACGAGCGCTTCGACCAACTGGCCGGTACATTCAACCAGATGATCTCCGCGCTGGAGGCGGACGCCCGGCAGATGCGCCGGCTCTCGGCGGCGATCCTGCGGGCACAGGAAGACGAGCGCCAGCGCGTGGCGCGCGAACTGCACGACGAGACGGCGCAGGCGCTGACGTCCCTGCTGGTGCGGCTGCGCCTGCTGGAACGGGCGGCCGACCCGGCGGAGGCGCAGGCGCACCTGCAGGAACTGCGGCAGTTGACGGCGCAGGCGCTGGACGAGGTGCGGCGCGTGGCGTTGGAACTGCGTCCGAAGATCCTGGACGACCTGGGGCTGGGGGCCGCGCTGGCCTGGCGAGTGGACGAACTGAACGCGCTGCACGGCGCGCGGGCGACCCTGCAGATCAGCGGATCGGAGGCGCGCCTGCCCCGCGAGGTGGAACTGGTCTTCTACCGCGTGGCGCAGGAAGGGCTGACCAATGCGGTGCGGCACGCGCAGGCGAACCAGATCAAGCTGGCGCTGAAGCGCGAGGGCGGCCGGCTATCGCTGGTCGTGGAGGATAACGGGCGCGGTTTCGACGTCGGCGCGATGCTGGCACAGCCGGGGCGCGGGCTCGGCCTGCTCGGCATGAAGGAACGGCTGGCGCTGATCGGCGGCGAGATGACGATCGAGTCGCGGCCGGGCGGTGGCACACGCCTGATGGCAAGCACGCCGCTGACGCCCGCCCCGATCGTGGGAGGGGGCGCGGCATGAAGAAGATCCGGGTGCTGCTGACCGACGATCATCCGGTGGTGCGCGTGGGATTGCGCGCGCTGCTGAACGGCGAGCCGGACATGGAAGTGGTCGGCGAGGCGAGCAACGGGGCACAGGCGGTGACGCTGTGCGCGGAGCTGCAGCCCGACGTGGCCGTGATGGACATCTCGATGCCGGAGATGGACGGGCTGGAGGCGACACGGCGCATCAAGGCCAAAGGCGGGCACCCGCAGGTGCTGATCCTGACGGTGCACGCGCACGAGCGCTACCTGTTCCCGGTGCTGCGCGCCGGCGCGGCGGGTTACGTGCTGAAGTCGACGGTGGACACCGAACTGGTCGAGGCGATCCGCACGGTGGCACAGGGCGGCGCGTTCCTGTACCCGGCGGCGATGCGGTTGGTGCTGGAAGACTATATGGCGCGGCTGCGCGACGGCGCGGGCGCCGACGACTACGAGAAGCTGAGCGACCGCGAGCGCGAAGTGCTCAAGTTGATCGCGCTCGGCTTCACGGCCAGCGAGACGGCGGAGAAGCTGGTGCTGGGCACGAAGAGCGTAGAGACGTACCGCGCGCGCATCATGCAGAAGCTGAACCTGGACAGCCGCGCGGCGCTGGTGCAGTACGCGCTCTCGCACGGCCTATTGAGCGACGAGCCGGGCGCGGAGGAGGCTTGAAGAACTACTAATCGTGCTCCTCTGATCGAAGTAACTCCTCGACCTGTTTGGCAAGCAGCGGAACCTCATGGGACACTGCATCCCATACGATCTCGTAATCAATGCCGAAGTAATGATGAATCAACAGGTCGCGCATGCCGGCAATCGCACGCCACGGGATGGAAGGATGGGCGCGGCGATATTCTTCAGGAATCTGCTTGACCGCTTCCCCCATCACCTCAAGACTGCGCACAAACGCTCGCCGCCGAGTTTCATCGTGCAGGAACTGCGGCTTGCTCAAATCGCGACTCGCCGCCGCCAGATAGAGCGCCTCGTCCCGAATATGTCGCACGTAATCAAGCGGCGAGCGGGACATACTCCACCTCGGCAGTAATTCGCGGGCCAATGTACGGGCTGAGCGATTCCGGAGTGACTAATTCTACCGGACGCCCCAGCAAATCCTGCAGGTCGAACCATAGCTGCATGAAATTGGTGAACGTCTTGCGATCCGGCTCGAATTCGACAAGCAGATCGACGTCGCTGTCGTCACGCGGCTCACCGCGCGCAAACGACCCGAACAGGCCGATGCGTTTCACGCCGGCGCTGCGGAGTTGCGCCTGATGCGCCGTAAGGAGAGCCAGAACGCTCGATTTAGTCTGTGTCCGCATAGGAACTTGATGCCCCCATACCCCCTAGAAGAGAGTTGTCCGCCTGTATATTACCACAGCCGCGCGGCGCTGGTGCAGTACGCGCTCTCACACGGACTACTGAGCGACGAGCCCGGCGCGGAGGGCATGGCGCGGTAATAGGGCCGGACGGATGCTCGGCCTGCATCGTCACTCGCGCAACTCACAGCGCGTGGCGTACCCAGCCGTCCCGACCCACAATGCACCGTCTGGCGCAATTGAAAGCGCCCGGATGAAATCCTGGCTCTCACCAGCGAGTGCCGATGTGGGCAGGCCATCGCGCGAATCGTAGCGCACCCACTGTCTTTCCTCATTCACGCCCACCCCGGTCACATGATACAACTGCGGCGGGGACGCTTCGGTGCCAATCCAGAGCGAGCCATCGCCCGCTACCGCCACCGCTTTCGCAAAACTGCCTACGGACGTTGCGGGGAAGAAGATGTTGGTCCACCGGTCGGCATGGGGTTTGTAATGCAGGACGCCACCCATGCTGCCGATCCAGAGATCGCCCGCGCGATCGACTTTGATGTCATCAATCGTGTCGACTTTGGGATGTCGCTCACCGGTGGGGTTCTGGGTGTAGATGCGCCACGTTGGAGTCAGCCCCGGCATCAACCGCGAGATGCCTTTGCCGACCGAGGGAAACCAGACCGAGCCATCCGAGGTAATCGCCACGTTGGTTGTAAAATCGTAGGCCAGCCCGTCGCGCGATGTAAAGTTCTGCCAGCGATTCTGTGCGGGCATATACTGCGATACGCCGGCACGGGTAGAGAACCAGAGCGAGCCGTCTGTCGCTTGCGCCACTTTCCGCACATTGTCGTTGACCAACCCGTTTGCGGTCGTTAACGACAGCCACGCCTTGCCGTCGAACCGGGACGCGCCGGTTGTCGTCGCGAACCAGACCGCGCCATCGGTGGTTATGGTGATGCGGCGCACTTCGTTTCCAGCCAGCCCGTCGGATTGTGAATAGGTGAGCCACCGTTTCTGTTCGGGCACATACTGTGCCGCCCCTTTCCCGAACAGCGCGGCCCATACCGAGCCATCCGGCCCGACCTGCACATCCAACAGGAATTGATCTTCATCGGCATCGAGCAACTTGTGGGATGTGCATGTCAGAGCCGCTTGCTTCGCCGGCGTGACGCCAGAGCCGGGCAAGGACGCAAAACCGAAAGCAAGAGCGTCGCGGAAACCGGGGCCGTTTGACGTTTGCCTAGCCGGCGTGGTCAATCGATAACCGACCGGCACTTCGGGATACACTTCGAATGAGCGGCTAGGACAACCGGGCATGAACTCAGACAGTCGCGTCTCGCCCTTGGAATCAGTGGCGAATGGCCCTCGCTGATAGTCGGAGGGTGAACCGACACTGTTAAAGAAGATTTTCACGTCCGACAAAGGCAATTCGCCGCTATCGATGACGCCGTTTTCATTAACATCTTCCCATGCGCTAACTTGAGAGCCCCAGCCGCAATCGGCACCACCACAGCCCGCGCCTGCAACAAGGAGGCAGAGTATTGCCGAAACACGTACAATATCGAATAGTCGCTGTCGAGTCACAAGCAAGATTGGCTGCCTCAAGTTTCTCGTAATCATTTGGCGCCGCATGGCAGAAGCCTCATCTGACGAATAAAGAGTAAGTTCCAAACGTATGTTAGCACAATTTCAGTCCTGAATACATCAGAGCCCACTCCCTGTCAGGGCCATTCAAGAGTCATAGTGCATCGCCATAATCCGACAAGCCACACGCTGAGCCTGGCGGTGACAGGTTCAGCGTGCGCCCATTTCCGTGCCCTTCGACAGGCTCAGGGCACGCCCACTCAGTTTGTCAAGCGACTTTTGAATCGCCCTGACCCCCCGCTGTCAGGCTTTTTCCCCTCCCAACTGACGTATTTCCCCTGATACCCGTCGCCGCGCGGTCGTGGTAGGCTGTTGCAGGATGCTGAAATGAATGCCACTTGCGCGGCCGTTGTGCCTCTTCGCCTGGTCGTCGCGGCGCCGGATGCCGAGACGCACAACCTGATGGACTCGCTCTTGCAGGCGTGCCTGCAACTGGTGCCGATCCAGGTCGAAGCGAGCCGCGCCGGGTCGCGGCACGATCTGATGCGGCGCGCGCGCGCGAACGTGGACGATCTCGTCCTGCTCGACTGGACGCTGGCGGAGGCGGAGACGCCGGACGCCGTACGCGAACTGCTGGACACCAACCCGCGTCTGCGCGTGATCGTGCTGCTGCCGTTGAAGCTGCGCCAGTACCGCCATGCGCTGTGGGAGGCGGGCGTGTGCAGCAGCATCCCGACCGAGAACCTCGACGCGGAATGGCTGTCCAGCGCGCTCTGCCTGATGTCGCGGGCGATGGAGCGCGAGCGGCGCGTAATCGCGTCCATGGCAACCGGCAACTAGTCGCTGACAACTAGAGACTACTTTATGAGTGACCAACCCAAGATTACACGTCGGCAGTTCATGCAGTCGTCGCTGTTCACGCTGGGCTGGCTGGCGCTGGCGAAACAGGGCATCGCGCCGGCGCTGAACGGCGTGCGCGGCCTGGCGGCGAAGCTGCCATGGCACAAGAGCGGCGCGGTCAAGACGACCTACAACTACTGCGACATCTGCCCATGGCGCTGCGGCATCATCGTCAAGAGCGTGAACGGCCGCGTAGTCAAGATCGACGGCAATCCGGCCGACC
This is a stretch of genomic DNA from Chloroflexota bacterium. It encodes these proteins:
- a CDS encoding ATP-binding protein; translation: MAIHETMPAAQPSFAARALHMPALYKILIANSLIIAIGAVAGTVITVLHVQMFPDDVHYELIAIFAAAGLLISFAANYFTVKIALQPLDRLQAAVDQVRRGTRAVTVSTGPVSDERFDQLAGTFNQMISALEADARQMRRLSAAILRAQEDERQRVARELHDETAQALTSLLVRLRLLERAADPAEAQAHLQELRQLTAQALDEVRRVALELRPKILDDLGLGAALAWRVDELNALHGARATLQISGSEARLPREVELVFYRVAQEGLTNAVRHAQANQIKLALKREGGRLSLVVEDNGRGFDVGAMLAQPGRGLGLLGMKERLALIGGEMTIESRPGGGTRLMASTPLTPAPIVGGGAA
- a CDS encoding response regulator transcription factor, whose product is MKKIRVLLTDDHPVVRVGLRALLNGEPDMEVVGEASNGAQAVTLCAELQPDVAVMDISMPEMDGLEATRRIKAKGGHPQVLILTVHAHERYLFPVLRAGAAGYVLKSTVDTELVEAIRTVAQGGAFLYPAAMRLVLEDYMARLRDGAGADDYEKLSDREREVLKLIALGFTASETAEKLVLGTKSVETYRARIMQKLNLDSRAALVQYALSHGLLSDEPGAEEA
- a CDS encoding DUF86 domain-containing protein produces the protein MSRSPLDYVRHIRDEALYLAAASRDLSKPQFLHDETRRRAFVRSLEVMGEAVKQIPEEYRRAHPSIPWRAIAGMRDLLIHHYFGIDYEIVWDAVSHEVPLLAKQVEELLRSEEHD
- a CDS encoding nucleotidyltransferase family protein encodes the protein MRTQTKSSVLALLTAHQAQLRSAGVKRIGLFGSFARGEPRDDSDVDLLVEFEPDRKTFTNFMQLWFDLQDLLGRPVELVTPESLSPYIGPRITAEVEYVPLAA
- a CDS encoding response regulator transcription factor, with amino-acid sequence MNATCAAVVPLRLVVAAPDAETHNLMDSLLQACLQLVPIQVEASRAGSRHDLMRRARANVDDLVLLDWTLAEAETPDAVRELLDTNPRLRVIVLLPLKLRQYRHALWEAGVCSSIPTENLDAEWLSSALCLMSRAMERERRVIASMATGN